Proteins from a single region of Methanotorris igneus Kol 5:
- a CDS encoding transcription elongation factor Spt5, with protein MIFAVRTTAGQEKNVAEMLASKAERENLDVYSILATENLKGYILVEAENRGVVEELVRGAFKVKGIVPGTTSIDELEHLLTPRKLVEDIEKGDLVELVAGPFKGERARVIRVDKHKEEITIELEQAAVPIPITVNVEHVKIVSKNK; from the coding sequence ATGATTTTTGCAGTAAGAACTACTGCTGGACAAGAAAAGAACGTAGCAGAGATGTTGGCATCAAAGGCAGAGAGGGAAAACTTAGACGTTTATTCCATCCTTGCAACAGAAAATCTAAAAGGTTACATATTAGTCGAGGCAGAGAATAGAGGAGTCGTTGAGGAATTGGTTAGAGGAGCATTTAAAGTAAAGGGTATCGTGCCAGGAACCACATCAATAGATGAGTTAGAACACCTACTAACACCAAGAAAACTTGTTGAGGATATTGAGAAAGGGGACCTCGTTGAACTTGTTGCAGGACCATTCAAAGGAGAGAGGGCAAGAGTAATCAGAGTCGATAAGCATAAGGAAGAAATCACCATAGAGTTAGAGCAAGCAGCAGTTCCAATACCAATAACTGTAAATGTTGAGCATGTGAAAATAGTATCAAAAAATAAATAA